GGAAGGAAGTTCAGCCAAGGTCAGGGCGTGGTTGTGACTTTAGGCGGGAGGAGCTACAGCTTCCACAGCAAGGGATGCGCTTTAAAGTTCCTTAAGAAAGTGTTGGAGGGCGTTGAGCAGCAGAAGATCCTCGAAGTCGCTGAGAGGGTTGCTGAGGAGTTCAAAACAGTGCTTAAGGAGAAGGCCGAGAGCGTGGCTAAGAAGATAGCCTGAGGTCACTTAAGTCCTTTGGCAGGACTCCGCCGATAAAGGTTATTATGCCTCGACGTGAGGAGATCCTGGAATGAGGAGTGTGGCGGTCTCTGACACGTGATGTCTTAGGAGCCCACTGACCGGCTATCAAGCATGTTGTTGCCACTGCTCCACTGCCCTTTAATGTCGTCACTCAGTATGTTATTGGTGGTGTGTTTGATACTCTCGGATTTCGACTTGACGTGGTACTTAAAATCTGGGAGGTTAGTGATAGACCCATACGATGAGGAGATCATTAGGGAGAATGGGATTGACCTGCGCATCGGTAGTGAGATAGCCAGGCTGAAGCCGGTTAACAAGGTTCTTGACACTAAAGACTGCACCGCAGATTTGAGCGAGTTCTATGAAATAATATCTGGCGATGAGTTCGTGATATATCCTGGCGAGAGGGTCCTTATGACGACCCTCGAGTACGTTAAACTACCTAACGATATAATGGGCTTTGTGGAGCTCAGATCTTCCTTCGCCAGACTGGGTCTCACAATACCACCCACGATAATCGATGCGGGCTTCGAGGGCAACATAACCTTAGAAGTGCACGGATCCATATTCCCGGTGAAGGTATATAGGAGTCAGAGGTTCGCGCACATCATATTCTCTAAAACACTGAACCCGGTTATGAAGCCCTACAAGGGCAAATACCAAGGGCAGAGGGGAGTTACATTACCTAAACTGACTTTAACGTGATGCGTTGGATCTCAGGTCCTTACGGATTTAATGCGATGCAAACCTCACCCGCCGAAATCCGCATCGCATTAGCTTTCTAGGCTTGTAGTACATTTAGTACAACAATAATATCATTCGAATATATATAACTTGTCCCAATAATAATGAACTTGAGGTGTAGCTATAAAACGTGCTCACCTCATGGCGGTTGCTACACTAGCCTTAGTGGTGTTGGCCGTGAATGCTACGGGTGTTGTGGGCATTGGAGGCCGCTCATGGTTGCCCATATTAAGTGATCAGAAATTAATACCCTCGCCCGAGGAATACTTTGGCTACTTCATAGGTGATAACTACAGGCTGACGTACTGGAGTGATGAAGTCAGCTATCTTCGACTAGTCGCCAACCTATCGGACAGGGTTGAGGTTGCTGAAATCGGCAGGACTTCAGGCGGTAGACCAATCATATTGGTCGTGGTTTCAAGTCCTGACAACCTAGCCCGTCTGGAGTACTTAGAGATATAGCTCGCAAGTTAAGTGATCCGAGAACAGTTCACGTTGATGATGCTGTTCAACTAGCGCGTGCAGGTAAGCCTATTGTATTTCTGATGGGTGATCAACACTCCAACGAAGTGGATCATTCTGAGGCGGTGATGCAGTTCGTGTATGAGTTGGCTACCAGGAACGACGCTAAGACGGTCGACATACTTAA
This window of the Zestosphaera sp. genome carries:
- the dcd gene encoding dCTP deaminase; translated protein: MCLILSDFDLTWYLKSGRLVIDPYDEEIIRENGIDLRIGSEIARLKPVNKVLDTKDCTADLSEFYEIISGDEFVIYPGERVLMTTLEYVKLPNDIMGFVELRSSFARLGLTIPPTIIDAGFEGNITLEVHGSIFPVKVYRSQRFAHIIFSKTLNPVMKPYKGKYQGQRGVTLPKLTLT
- a CDS encoding M14 family zinc carboxypeptidase; translation: MARKLSDPRTVHVDDAVQLARAGKPIVFLMGDQHSNEVDHSEAVMQFVYELATRNDAKTVDILNNVIIVFLPYS